A genomic region of Mitsuaria sp. 7 contains the following coding sequences:
- a CDS encoding Lrp/AsnC family transcriptional regulator, protein MNAKKTSAGAAVEAPTVSHATLRDQTDRDLIALLQVNARESTADLARKLGVARTTVVARLARLEAEGLIAGYTVRLGGEAVERGVQAFVGITVQPRAGREVVKLLSRLPELRQLASVSGEFDYMATLRADSTARLDALLDEIGDIEGVIKTHTSVLLALRVDRSA, encoded by the coding sequence ATGAATGCGAAGAAGACGTCCGCCGGCGCGGCGGTCGAAGCCCCCACCGTTTCTCACGCCACGCTGCGCGACCAGACCGACCGCGACCTGATCGCGCTGCTGCAGGTCAATGCGCGGGAAAGCACCGCCGACCTTGCACGCAAGTTGGGCGTCGCCCGCACCACCGTGGTGGCGCGGCTGGCGAGATTGGAGGCGGAGGGCCTGATCGCCGGCTACACGGTGCGGCTGGGCGGCGAGGCGGTGGAGCGCGGCGTGCAGGCCTTCGTCGGCATCACGGTGCAGCCGCGTGCCGGGCGCGAGGTGGTGAAGCTGCTCTCACGACTGCCGGAGTTGCGGCAGCTGGCGTCGGTCAGCGGCGAGTTCGACTACATGGCCACGCTGCGCGCGGACAGCACCGCGCGACTCGATGCGCTGCTCGACGAGATCGGCGACATCGAGGGCGTGATCAAGACGCACACCTCGGTGCTGCTGGCGCTGCGGGTCGACCGGAGCGCTTGA
- a CDS encoding NnrU family protein, producing the protein MWALILGLILFLGPHSVRIVAPAWREARLADWGEKRWKLSYTALAVIGLLLIIWGYGQARLDPHPLWATPRGMNHLAGLLMLPSLILLAASHVPRNHFKAKLHHPMLLSVKLWAFGHLLANNTVADLVLFGAFLAWAVLDFRSARRRALPPPPAGTAKGTAISVTIGVVAWIALVMGLHRLIIGVSPFPTMG; encoded by the coding sequence ATGTGGGCACTCATCCTCGGACTGATCCTCTTCCTCGGACCGCATTCGGTCCGCATCGTCGCGCCGGCGTGGCGCGAGGCCCGTCTCGCCGACTGGGGCGAGAAACGCTGGAAGCTCAGCTACACGGCCCTCGCCGTGATCGGCCTGCTGCTGATCATCTGGGGCTACGGGCAGGCGCGGCTGGATCCGCATCCGCTGTGGGCGACGCCCCGCGGCATGAACCACCTCGCCGGGCTGCTGATGCTGCCCTCGCTGATCCTGCTGGCGGCGTCGCATGTGCCGCGCAACCACTTCAAGGCGAAGCTGCATCACCCGATGCTGCTGTCCGTGAAGCTGTGGGCCTTCGGCCACCTGCTGGCCAACAACACGGTGGCGGACCTCGTGCTGTTCGGCGCCTTCCTGGCCTGGGCGGTGCTGGACTTCCGTTCGGCCCGCCGCCGCGCCTTGCCGCCGCCGCCCGCGGGGACCGCCAAGGGGACGGCGATCTCGGTCACGATCGGCGTGGTCGCCTGGATCGCGCTCGTCATGGGGCTGCACCGGCTGATCATCGGCGTCAGCCCCTTCCCGACGATGGGATGA